One part of the Arcanobacterium phocisimile genome encodes these proteins:
- a CDS encoding zinc-dependent metalloprotease, which translates to MPEQNNEQWEEMLRAIMGDSADEVIRSMKESGLDPSAMGAAMSPEQMRAVTSQLQAMLGSHGEGPVNWKIAEEVARDTIIRTNMDSLSAAQGDKIRSALSVASLWLDAVTDVDPTTGPNLAWTRLDWIAHSLPTFKKLLDPLGTNINRAFGDVMREQLAQLPPEMSGLMSDPEALLGSMISSFLGMQYGSALAQLASSSFGTADIGLPLMEGSSAALVNSNITEFAAELEDSEDDVRMYIAVREAAASRLFTSIPWLRSRIIDTVAEYARGIEIDMSSIEEQARAFDFSNPEAMQDMDFTGVFSMEQSAAQKDALARLEHLLSLIDGWVAAVSARAVLAYLPSAAALREMFARRNATSHPAKAVWGSQLGVELAPRHLRSALAFWERATRELGDAGRDRLWTHPDLLPTAEQLADPQLFFSPEAAAIEEELDSFLSELLDGEDNTESGSTPA; encoded by the coding sequence ATGCCCGAGCAGAACAATGAACAATGGGAAGAAATGTTGCGCGCCATCATGGGCGATTCCGCCGATGAGGTGATTCGTTCGATGAAAGAATCTGGACTCGATCCGTCGGCTATGGGGGCGGCGATGAGTCCAGAGCAGATGCGTGCGGTTACTTCCCAGTTGCAAGCTATGCTTGGTTCGCATGGGGAGGGTCCAGTTAATTGGAAAATCGCTGAAGAAGTAGCTCGCGATACGATTATCCGGACCAATATGGATAGTTTGTCGGCGGCGCAGGGCGACAAGATCCGCTCAGCACTTTCCGTTGCGTCACTGTGGCTAGATGCGGTGACCGACGTCGATCCCACAACTGGTCCGAATCTTGCGTGGACTCGTCTTGATTGGATTGCACATTCGCTTCCGACATTCAAGAAGCTTCTTGATCCGCTAGGTACTAACATTAACCGTGCTTTTGGTGATGTGATGCGTGAGCAGTTAGCGCAGTTGCCACCGGAGATGTCTGGCTTGATGTCAGATCCGGAAGCCTTGTTGGGCTCGATGATTTCGTCGTTCTTGGGGATGCAGTACGGTTCGGCTCTCGCTCAGCTCGCTTCGTCGTCGTTCGGCACTGCCGATATTGGTTTACCTCTCATGGAAGGATCTTCGGCGGCGTTGGTTAATTCCAATATCACTGAGTTCGCTGCCGAGCTGGAAGATTCTGAAGACGACGTGCGGATGTATATTGCGGTGCGTGAAGCTGCCGCGTCGCGGTTGTTCACCTCGATTCCCTGGTTGCGTTCGCGCATTATTGACACTGTTGCCGAGTATGCTCGTGGCATCGAAATTGATATGTCGTCGATTGAAGAGCAGGCGCGCGCTTTCGATTTTTCAAATCCGGAAGCTATGCAAGATATGGATTTCACGGGCGTATTCTCCATGGAACAGTCTGCTGCGCAAAAGGATGCGTTGGCTCGCCTCGAGCATCTGCTTTCGCTGATTGACGGCTGGGTTGCTGCGGTTTCGGCCCGTGCCGTGTTGGCGTATCTGCCCAGCGCAGCTGCTCTTCGTGAAATGTTTGCTCGCCGGAATGCCACTTCACATCCGGCCAAAGCGGTGTGGGGAAGCCAGCTTGGTGTGGAGCTTGCTCCGCGTCATTTGCGTTCTGCGTTGGCGTTCTGGGAGCGTGCCACTCGGGAGTTGGGCGACGCAGGTCGCGATCGTCTGTGGACCCACCCGGATTTGTTGCCAACTGCTGAGCAGTTAGCTGATCCGCAGTTGTTCTTCTCTCCAGAAGCGGCCGCCATTGAAGAAGAGCTCGATTCGTTCTTGTCTGAGTTGCTTGACGGTGAGGATAATACCGAATCTGGCTCAACGCCTGCCTAG
- a CDS encoding PDZ domain-containing protein, whose amino-acid sequence MNTKSWSPAPQPVKSPAIPALIFGIFLLAALLMPTSFIVMRPGPADDVSGEYQGEPIVEVTGQPTYPSDTRLLMTTVSAYGSAESGANGSTVMAAMFDSAARIVPIRALYAPDQSAEEISARDQQMMASSQDTAAAVAMERAGLDVTMNLVVAANTNDQAKLVEGDVIRAVRSPQMDQPLEVKTFGQLTSFLTGVEAGTELSVSIERDGEQLTVPVVTVERQPDFDGSVRPGSMMGVLINVTDVTMPAQANYIIDGIGGPSAGNIFSVEIYDQLTEGSLGGDHVIAGTGALSWDGTIMPIGGIAQKLVGARDAGAENFLAPASNCYETTGHIPAGMNVWAVRTIDDSIHAVEAIGKGDTSDLTPCSAVPEPVEITQ is encoded by the coding sequence GTGAATACAAAGTCTTGGTCTCCTGCGCCGCAACCGGTGAAATCGCCGGCCATCCCGGCGCTCATTTTTGGCATCTTCTTGTTGGCCGCGTTACTGATGCCCACAAGTTTTATTGTGATGCGTCCCGGCCCGGCAGACGACGTCAGCGGCGAATATCAAGGCGAGCCCATCGTTGAAGTAACCGGGCAACCAACGTATCCTTCGGATACCCGTTTATTGATGACGACGGTCTCCGCCTATGGTTCTGCCGAATCAGGTGCGAACGGTTCCACAGTGATGGCAGCGATGTTCGATAGCGCAGCCCGGATTGTTCCGATCCGCGCGTTGTATGCTCCGGACCAAAGTGCGGAAGAGATTTCGGCGCGAGATCAGCAAATGATGGCGTCCTCGCAAGACACTGCGGCGGCAGTGGCGATGGAACGCGCCGGGTTGGACGTGACGATGAACCTGGTGGTCGCAGCCAATACGAACGATCAAGCCAAACTCGTTGAAGGTGATGTGATCCGAGCAGTTCGTAGCCCGCAGATGGACCAGCCGCTGGAGGTCAAAACCTTCGGCCAGCTCACGAGCTTCTTAACCGGTGTTGAAGCCGGTACAGAATTGAGTGTTTCGATTGAGCGCGACGGCGAACAACTCACCGTTCCGGTCGTCACCGTCGAACGCCAACCAGACTTCGACGGTAGTGTGCGCCCGGGCTCGATGATGGGAGTATTGATAAACGTCACCGATGTGACCATGCCAGCCCAAGCCAACTATATTATCGACGGCATCGGTGGGCCGAGTGCAGGAAATATTTTCTCGGTTGAGATTTATGATCAGCTCACCGAGGGCTCACTCGGAGGCGACCACGTGATCGCCGGTACCGGTGCGCTCTCATGGGACGGCACCATCATGCCGATCGGCGGTATTGCGCAAAAACTCGTTGGTGCCCGCGATGCCGGAGCCGAAAATTTCTTAGCCCCGGCATCGAATTGTTATGAAACCACCGGCCATATTCCGGCTGGAATGAACGTGTGGGCAGTGCGCACGATCGACGATTCGATCCATGCAGTTGAAGCGATCGGCAAGGGAGATACCTCAGATCTCACGCCGTGCTCTGCCGTTCCAGAACCAGTGGAGATCACCCAGTAG
- a CDS encoding PPA1309 family protein produces MTRELTQQLRALRDATIDIERHVATGGWDAPIRLFALVRAQAALAKNPELADELPADVSAQSITDPQLLFSVEQEGLPQTSSLEELLGQIVWPDDVDGAALSVERIVLPPSAENDIPQDPHEALEYLRKHPDRQDVRMVVAALREGQTWSVIRMRSHDSDADVLSGENLVEGLTAALQSTFE; encoded by the coding sequence ATGACACGTGAACTCACACAACAATTACGCGCCTTGCGCGATGCCACTATCGATATTGAACGCCATGTTGCTACCGGCGGTTGGGATGCACCGATTCGGCTCTTTGCTCTTGTCCGTGCCCAAGCTGCGCTGGCGAAGAATCCCGAACTTGCCGACGAGCTTCCAGCTGACGTTTCGGCTCAATCGATTACTGATCCGCAGTTGTTGTTCTCCGTAGAGCAAGAAGGACTTCCGCAAACGTCGTCGCTTGAGGAACTTCTTGGGCAGATTGTGTGGCCCGACGACGTCGATGGCGCAGCGCTATCGGTCGAACGGATCGTGTTACCGCCGTCGGCAGAAAACGATATTCCGCAAGATCCTCATGAAGCGTTGGAGTATCTGCGCAAGCACCCCGATCGGCAAGATGTCCGCATGGTGGTTGCCGCGTTGCGCGAAGGTCAAACCTGGAGTGTGATTCGGATGCGTTCGCATGATTCGGATGCGGATGTGCTCTCCGGAGAAAACCTGGTTGAAGGTCTCACCGCCGCCCTGCAGTCAACGTTTGAGTAA
- a CDS encoding UPF0182 family protein, translating to MTTPTSNISRPNPKPGKLPGGAFGPTLIVLGVIVFALVIFADFWTEFAWFDQVGAARVFWTQYGAAIGLGAIGTLIAALVFAINLRVSFGKAPANADVVVSTNPLARNVEWLRRHSIVTFGLIPLAVGALFGAGLSTTWRTFLLWFNGTSFGATDPEYGLDISFFVFSLPALQILLGFVSTLLLLSLMASIAGYWVTGAFEFKGNRPHLKSKAQLHIGILLAVGALLFAGNYWLDRYNLLLGNKQRFSGATYTDINASQPGLTILAIVTALVVVLFLYAGIVRKWKPAVVGIASVFAVALVVNAAYPALLQRFKVDPNAAELESEFIQRNINATLEAYGLSDVETQQYEARTTVEAGQLRQDSQTTAQIRLLDPNIVDPSFNQLQQNRQYYSFKAPLTVDRYTIDGELRDTVIAVRELNLAGLDDERRSWVNDHTVFTHGFGVAAAYGNTVTSKGDPAFWEAGIPSTGELGDFEPRVYFGQQSPEYSIVGAPESSEPWELDYPNDNAPNGQVNNTYTGNGGPSIGNIWSKLMFAIKYRSTELFFSDRVTDQSQILFDRDPHQRVAKVAPYLTLDSKAVPAVVDMDSNPDTPSELVWIIDGYTTSNNYPYSARETLDETTRDATNRSGALIAGGTNEINYIRNSVKAVVNAYDGKVTLFQWDEKDPILKAWQGIFPGQVTPLAKMPGDLIAHVRYPKDLFNVQRSLLARYHVDDALSFYSGGDFWQIPREPTGQSENDVNAPAQPPYYLTLQMPGQEETSFSLSTSYIPGGNTKRNVMTGFLAADSNAGNETGKIAPGYGKLRLLELPRDLTVPGPGQAQNTMFANPKVSTDLNLLRQGGTKVLEGNLLSLPVGGGLLYVQPVYVQASKGTQYPTLQYVLTLFGDSVGFAPTLQESLDMVFAGDAGVNAGDANIVGDKAAPVDGDKVKVPGTDDVADAAKPAEPTKPAPAAPTAPAGTPAADLSAALNDAKEAIKSADAALKSGDWAAYGEAQKKLNEAITRAAQAQQEVDAQKQP from the coding sequence GTGACAACACCGACGTCGAATATCTCGCGTCCCAATCCGAAGCCGGGCAAGCTTCCTGGTGGCGCGTTCGGACCAACTTTAATCGTGTTGGGCGTGATCGTTTTTGCCCTTGTGATTTTTGCTGATTTCTGGACAGAATTTGCGTGGTTTGACCAGGTTGGCGCTGCCCGCGTCTTCTGGACTCAATACGGTGCAGCAATCGGTCTTGGCGCTATCGGCACGCTGATAGCTGCACTCGTTTTCGCCATTAACTTGCGAGTATCGTTTGGCAAAGCGCCAGCAAACGCCGACGTCGTTGTTTCAACTAATCCGTTGGCGCGCAACGTTGAGTGGTTGCGCCGTCATTCGATAGTTACTTTCGGACTTATCCCGTTGGCAGTCGGTGCGTTATTCGGTGCTGGCCTGTCAACTACGTGGCGGACATTCTTGCTGTGGTTCAACGGCACATCCTTTGGAGCTACCGATCCAGAGTACGGGCTCGATATTTCATTCTTTGTTTTCTCATTGCCAGCGTTGCAGATCCTGTTGGGCTTCGTCAGCACGCTACTGTTGTTGTCTTTGATGGCCTCAATTGCCGGATATTGGGTGACCGGAGCGTTTGAGTTCAAGGGAAATCGTCCGCATTTGAAGAGCAAAGCTCAGCTCCATATAGGTATTTTGCTCGCGGTAGGAGCCTTGCTTTTTGCCGGGAACTACTGGCTGGATCGTTACAATTTGTTGCTGGGCAACAAGCAGCGTTTCTCGGGTGCGACCTACACTGATATCAATGCATCGCAGCCCGGTCTCACCATTTTGGCGATTGTGACCGCACTCGTGGTGGTGCTCTTCCTCTACGCCGGCATCGTCCGCAAGTGGAAGCCAGCCGTTGTCGGTATTGCTTCGGTATTTGCAGTGGCCTTAGTTGTCAATGCCGCCTATCCGGCGCTGTTGCAACGCTTCAAGGTTGATCCGAACGCAGCTGAACTAGAATCAGAATTCATCCAGCGCAATATCAACGCAACCCTCGAAGCCTACGGTTTGTCCGACGTCGAGACCCAACAGTATGAAGCTCGTACCACGGTTGAGGCTGGCCAGTTGCGTCAAGATTCGCAGACCACTGCACAGATTCGTCTGCTGGATCCAAATATCGTTGATCCGTCGTTCAACCAACTTCAGCAGAACCGTCAATACTATTCGTTTAAGGCGCCGCTCACTGTCGATCGCTACACGATCGATGGCGAATTGCGTGACACTGTGATCGCAGTGCGCGAATTGAACTTAGCCGGTCTGGATGACGAACGCCGATCCTGGGTTAATGACCACACGGTCTTCACTCACGGTTTTGGCGTCGCTGCCGCATATGGAAATACGGTTACCTCTAAGGGTGATCCAGCGTTCTGGGAAGCGGGAATTCCGTCCACTGGTGAGCTCGGAGATTTCGAACCACGCGTCTACTTCGGCCAGCAATCCCCAGAGTACTCAATCGTGGGTGCGCCGGAATCTTCCGAACCGTGGGAGCTCGATTATCCAAACGATAATGCTCCCAACGGTCAGGTCAATAACACCTACACCGGTAACGGCGGTCCGTCGATTGGCAACATCTGGTCTAAGCTCATGTTTGCGATCAAGTACCGTTCTACTGAATTGTTCTTCTCGGATCGTGTCACGGATCAATCGCAGATTCTGTTCGACCGCGACCCACATCAGCGCGTTGCTAAGGTTGCACCATATTTGACGCTTGATTCGAAGGCTGTTCCAGCAGTGGTCGATATGGATTCAAATCCGGATACGCCATCTGAACTCGTATGGATTATCGACGGTTATACGACGTCGAACAACTATCCGTACTCGGCTCGCGAGACTCTTGATGAGACTACCCGTGATGCCACCAACCGATCTGGTGCGTTGATCGCCGGAGGCACGAACGAGATTAACTACATTCGTAACTCGGTAAAGGCAGTTGTCAATGCTTATGATGGCAAGGTGACGCTCTTCCAGTGGGATGAAAAAGACCCGATCTTGAAGGCATGGCAAGGTATTTTCCCGGGTCAGGTCACTCCGTTGGCCAAGATGCCAGGTGATTTGATTGCTCACGTGCGTTACCCGAAGGATCTGTTCAATGTGCAGCGTAGCTTGTTGGCCCGCTACCACGTTGATGACGCGTTGTCGTTCTACTCCGGTGGTGACTTCTGGCAGATTCCACGCGAACCAACTGGCCAGTCGGAGAATGATGTGAATGCTCCGGCACAGCCACCGTACTATTTGACGTTGCAGATGCCAGGTCAGGAAGAGACGTCGTTCTCACTGTCAACCTCCTATATCCCTGGTGGAAACACCAAGCGTAACGTGATGACTGGTTTCTTGGCTGCTGATTCTAATGCCGGCAATGAGACTGGCAAGATTGCGCCGGGATATGGAAAGCTGCGGCTTCTTGAACTACCGCGTGACTTAACTGTTCCAGGCCCTGGCCAGGCACAGAACACGATGTTTGCTAATCCGAAGGTGTCAACAGATTTGAACCTGTTGCGTCAAGGTGGCACCAAGGTTCTTGAAGGTAACTTGTTGTCCTTGCCTGTCGGTGGCGGACTGCTTTATGTTCAGCCGGTCTATGTTCAGGCGTCGAAGGGTACACAGTATCCGACATTGCAGTATGTGCTGACTCTCTTTGGTGACTCCGTGGGATTTGCTCCTACGCTGCAAGAATCGTTGGATATGGTCTTTGCTGGTGACGCTGGCGTGAACGCAGGCGATGCGAACATCGTGGGCGATAAGGCGGCACCAGTTGATGGTGACAAAGTTAAGGTTCCTGGAACTGACGACGTTGCCGATGCGGCGAAGCCAGCTGAGCCAACCAAGCCAGCACCAGCCGCACCAACAGCCCCAGCAGGTACGCCAGCTGCTGATTTGAGCGCGGCTCTTAATGACGCGAAGGAAGCAATCAAGTCAGCTGATGCCGCATTGAAGTCGGGCGACTGGGCGGCCTATGGTGAGGCACAAAAGAAACTCAACGAAGCTATTACCCGAGCTGCGCAAGCACAACAAGAAGTTGATGCACAGAAGCAACCGTGA
- a CDS encoding ATP-binding cassette domain-containing protein, producing MTSTPPLKVITENAGYSYFRHRALDSLSTTFEAGTITGLLGRNGCGKSTLAMVLAGQLKHSGHVQMQWDGQTSSAPIWDNGKLMRHVALVSDETSVFGDWKIRDTLDLWQATRPHFDREYCLELLDNWSISPKRKPAKLSRGQKSAFFASLGLASRCALTIFDEVHLGMDAVIRQEFYDTLLADYVTHPRTIIISSHLVNEIENIIENVVILDHGKLKEVGDADRLRAKYSTKSTLASLTDVLIAATGRNS from the coding sequence ATGACCTCCACCCCGCCATTAAAAGTCATTACCGAGAATGCCGGATATTCTTATTTCCGTCACCGCGCACTCGACTCACTATCCACCACGTTTGAAGCCGGCACAATTACCGGCTTGCTCGGACGCAACGGATGCGGAAAATCCACCCTAGCTATGGTGCTTGCCGGGCAGCTCAAACACAGCGGACACGTCCAGATGCAGTGGGACGGGCAAACCTCGTCAGCACCGATCTGGGACAATGGCAAACTCATGCGTCATGTGGCACTGGTGTCCGATGAAACCTCAGTTTTTGGTGATTGGAAGATACGAGATACTCTAGATTTATGGCAAGCCACCCGACCACACTTCGATCGCGAGTATTGCCTTGAACTCCTCGATAACTGGTCGATCAGCCCCAAGCGCAAACCAGCCAAACTTTCTCGTGGCCAAAAGTCAGCGTTCTTTGCATCCCTCGGCTTAGCTTCTCGTTGTGCCTTAACAATTTTCGACGAAGTCCATCTCGGTATGGACGCAGTCATTCGACAAGAATTCTACGATACTTTATTGGCCGATTACGTCACGCATCCGCGTACCATCATTATCTCTTCACATCTGGTCAATGAGATCGAAAACATTATCGAAAATGTGGTGATCCTTGACCACGGCAAGCTCAAAGAAGTCGGCGACGCCGATCGCTTACGAGCTAAATACTCCACCAAATCTACTCTCGCATCACTTACCGACGTTCTTATCGCAGCTACTGGGAGGAACTCATGA
- a CDS encoding GntR family transcriptional regulator, with protein MNEENPLRFDSTTPIYLQIAEDIRHRILDGDLKPGSQLMSTTQYATNYRINPATANKAFAVLQSEGLVYKQRGIGMFVTEDAPTLLRASGQKEYVESILSPAIHHGLALGFDSSSIQDFVQSILKEQQ; from the coding sequence GTGAATGAAGAAAATCCTCTGCGTTTTGATTCAACCACCCCGATCTACCTACAGATCGCCGAAGATATTCGCCACAGAATTCTCGACGGCGATCTCAAACCTGGAAGCCAGCTCATGTCCACAACACAATACGCGACGAATTATCGCATCAACCCAGCAACTGCCAATAAAGCATTTGCGGTTCTGCAGTCTGAAGGCCTGGTCTACAAGCAACGCGGAATCGGCATGTTCGTCACTGAAGATGCCCCTACCCTGCTGCGCGCATCCGGCCAAAAAGAATACGTCGAATCCATTCTTTCCCCCGCAATCCACCACGGCCTTGCGCTCGGCTTCGATTCATCCAGTATCCAAGACTTCGTTCAGTCAATATTGAAGGAGCAACAATGA
- a CDS encoding ArsR/SmtB family transcription factor — protein sequence MALEPKQLDVMHRLGRAMSDPTRSALLISLLHASNYPAVLARELGLTRANVSNHLVCLRGCGLVTTEQEGRQTKYRVVDAGIIQHLSALLDSVSEIDDERTPEVCLLRKSPASNKDVTTSNRTTPTSHIEGECC from the coding sequence ATGGCTCTTGAGCCAAAACAACTTGACGTGATGCACCGGCTAGGTCGAGCGATGTCCGATCCCACTCGCTCAGCGCTCCTGATCTCCCTTCTGCACGCCTCGAATTACCCTGCCGTTTTAGCGCGGGAGCTGGGCCTGACTCGTGCGAACGTGTCAAACCATTTGGTATGCCTACGTGGTTGTGGATTGGTCACAACTGAACAAGAAGGGCGCCAAACCAAATATCGCGTGGTCGATGCCGGCATAATCCAACATCTCAGTGCACTTCTCGATAGTGTTTCGGAGATTGACGACGAACGGACGCCAGAGGTTTGCCTGTTGCGTAAGTCGCCGGCGTCGAATAAGGACGTAACGACGTCGAACCGCACTACACCGACGTCGCACATCGAAGGGGAGTGCTGCTAA
- a CDS encoding heavy metal translocating P-type ATPase has protein sequence MDTCCATPATPVNTDTDTRELALWWRDRNLQISMLAGLFLVLSIATSWFFAGNILGTLGAWISLLLGAGQFVPEALTKLASKKIGISVLMTLSAIGAVLLGMVEEAAGLAFLYSVAEALEHRAMTGARHSLRSLLDLLPTNATRIGQDGKDTQIDVSEILPGDRLRVHAGERIPTDAIVHEGTSRLDVSAVTGESIPVNVQPGDTVYAGSINQSGVLHIHATAPGSRNSLTAVVELVEKLKTSKVTARESQTVSPAHSCLVCSSSPRALGISVPITVISGIGAVSKKGIVFTSGSAFEEIGSINHIAFDKTGTLTNNQPVVVEILTDPSYTEAQILALAARLETHSHHPIARAIATAVAPDDATSDATVLDAAPSAEPHAPAIHDAPVVHDAREVPGAGMEGTVDGQRIAVGNSRWLAPQQFASRVAELEDAGATIVVVARNNETIGAIVVRDELRPEAARAVAELNAAGIGTTMLTGDNLATARTLANHAAITDVQAQLKPKEKAAAVQRLSTTKQVAMIGDGINDAPRISSGTCRNRDGSPRL, from the coding sequence ATGGACACCTGCTGTGCAACACCAGCGACGCCAGTCAACACCGACACAGACACCCGCGAGTTAGCTCTCTGGTGGCGCGATCGAAACCTGCAAATCTCCATGCTCGCCGGGCTCTTCCTAGTGCTGAGCATCGCCACTAGCTGGTTCTTCGCCGGAAATATTCTCGGAACGCTGGGAGCTTGGATATCGCTATTGCTCGGTGCCGGACAGTTTGTTCCTGAAGCCCTCACTAAACTAGCGTCTAAGAAAATCGGTATTAGCGTCCTGATGACGCTGAGCGCTATTGGCGCGGTTCTACTTGGCATGGTCGAAGAAGCAGCTGGCCTCGCATTCCTCTATTCTGTTGCCGAAGCGCTCGAGCATCGGGCAATGACCGGCGCCCGCCACAGCCTACGCTCCTTGCTCGATCTGCTACCGACTAACGCAACCCGCATCGGTCAGGATGGAAAAGACACTCAGATCGATGTATCAGAAATTCTTCCCGGAGATCGTTTGCGCGTCCACGCCGGCGAACGGATACCAACTGATGCAATAGTTCATGAGGGAACCTCACGTCTCGATGTTTCAGCAGTTACCGGCGAATCAATCCCAGTCAACGTCCAGCCAGGCGATACTGTCTACGCAGGCTCGATCAACCAGTCTGGTGTCCTCCACATTCACGCCACCGCACCTGGCAGCCGCAACTCGCTCACCGCCGTCGTCGAACTCGTAGAAAAGCTCAAAACATCAAAGGTGACCGCGCGCGAATCGCAGACCGTCTCGCCCGCCCACTCGTGCTTGGTGTGCTCATCCTCGCCGCGCGCATTAGGGATCTCAGTGCCCATCACCGTTATCTCTGGAATCGGCGCGGTGAGCAAAAAGGGCATCGTTTTTACCTCCGGCTCCGCCTTCGAAGAAATCGGATCTATCAACCACATCGCCTTTGATAAAACCGGAACGCTCACGAATAACCAGCCCGTCGTCGTCGAGATTCTCACCGACCCGAGCTACACCGAAGCGCAGATACTCGCGCTCGCCGCCCGGCTGGAAACGCACAGTCATCACCCGATTGCGCGTGCAATCGCAACAGCCGTTGCGCCTGACGATGCTACGTCTGACGCCACCGTTCTCGACGCCGCGCCATCCGCCGAACCACACGCGCCCGCTATCCATGACGCACCCGTTGTCCATGACGCGCGCGAAGTACCCGGAGCTGGCATGGAAGGCACAGTGGATGGCCAACGAATCGCCGTTGGCAACTCCCGTTGGCTCGCCCCACAGCAGTTTGCCAGCCGCGTCGCCGAACTTGAAGATGCAGGCGCCACCATCGTCGTCGTTGCGCGAAACAATGAAACAATCGGCGCAATAGTGGTACGCGACGAGCTACGCCCAGAAGCAGCTAGGGCAGTCGCTGAACTCAACGCCGCCGGCATTGGCACAACCATGCTCACCGGAGACAACCTTGCCACCGCCCGCACGCTTGCCAACCACGCCGCAATCACCGATGTCCAAGCCCAGCTTAAACCGAAAGAAAAAGCTGCGGCCGTCCAGCGGTTAAGCACAACGAAACAGGTGGCGATGATCGGCGACGGAATCAACGACGCCCCCCGCATTAGCTCAGGCACGTGTCGGAATCGCGATGGGAGCCCACGTCTCTGA
- a CDS encoding pyrimidine dimer DNA glycosylase/endonuclease V, translated as MRLWSLHPSNLDRAALIAGWREGLLAQKVLAGQTKGYRDHPQLQRFREHSDPMLAIGAWLTGLYEDATRRGYNFDQSKILHSPQSLSDIQIPVTDGQLAYEARWLRSKVARRAEHLLTEQPWIDDSFTAHPVFVVVPGDIESWEKI; from the coding sequence GTGCGGTTGTGGAGTCTACATCCGAGTAATTTAGATCGTGCAGCGTTGATTGCTGGATGGCGTGAAGGACTGCTCGCGCAAAAAGTCCTTGCCGGTCAAACCAAAGGTTATCGTGACCATCCGCAGTTGCAACGATTCCGCGAACATTCCGATCCAATGTTGGCTATCGGCGCGTGGCTGACCGGGCTTTATGAGGACGCCACTCGCCGTGGCTACAATTTCGACCAGTCGAAAATCTTGCATTCTCCACAGAGCCTATCTGATATTCAGATCCCGGTGACGGATGGGCAATTGGCTTATGAGGCACGTTGGTTACGCAGTAAAGTTGCTCGACGCGCTGAGCATCTGCTCACCGAGCAGCCGTGGATTGACGACTCCTTTACTGCCCACCCAGTTTTTGTTGTGGTTCCAGGCGATATTGAGTCGTGGGAGAAAATCTAG
- a CDS encoding PadR family transcriptional regulator, with translation MEVQYAFLGLLTQEPNYGYELKKLYDQLFAGDKPILPGQVYSTLARLLRDAKVIEVDDDGASNGPSRTRYALTQAGRDAVVEWLNTPEVPSPTLQATMYGKTVLALIVEGDAAPYLRAQRKLHLERMRDLTRRKKDAPMAEKLLLDNAIFHIEADLRWIELASARLNTLKEELCLK, from the coding sequence ATGGAAGTCCAGTACGCATTCCTTGGTCTGCTCACCCAAGAACCAAATTACGGCTATGAGTTGAAAAAACTCTATGATCAGCTGTTCGCCGGCGACAAACCAATTCTGCCTGGTCAAGTCTATTCCACCCTGGCTCGCCTCTTACGCGACGCCAAAGTGATCGAAGTCGACGACGACGGCGCATCCAACGGCCCTAGTCGCACCAGATACGCTTTAACTCAAGCCGGCCGCGACGCCGTCGTCGAATGGCTCAATACCCCAGAAGTGCCGTCCCCAACACTACAAGCAACCATGTACGGAAAAACAGTCCTCGCCCTCATCGTCGAAGGCGATGCCGCACCTTACCTACGCGCTCAACGCAAACTACATCTCGAACGCATGCGCGACCTTACCCGGCGCAAAAAAGACGCACCGATGGCTGAAAAACTCCTCCTCGATAACGCAATTTTTCATATCGAAGCTGACCTGCGCTGGATCGAACTTGCCTCTGCCCGCCTCAACACACTCAAGGAAGAACTATGCCTGAAATAA